A genomic window from bacterium includes:
- a CDS encoding baseplate J/gp47 family protein → MPTKKTAAEIKADLAEGFAGAGVSNFNAGGTAVTLIEAIGDTQAAFYDYGSEAARSTIAATAKGVWLDEIVKDRSLVREDAVKTQGVVYLSRSAAADVSYPIAAGKILATNKDLAGVSYRFLVLADAELPAGETEVAVSVEAESAGQDFNVPVGAISKIITGISGIQRVENRAGWITREGADRESDERLYLRYQLAWDRLATGATNAALASMAMDADPSVAIAWVDSNFPRGRGTTNIYILGTAGLPTAGLLATVQAYVDAHKAGGDDILVLAPAYRTVDVSMTVYRYANTDEEALDTTIREALAAYFNPLGSALYKWIRPLGVGRKVVFTQLVEIVTRPEETYDVVFADPAADVPVGEDELPVLGDVEIAYEEVVP, encoded by the coding sequence ATGCCCACGAAAAAAACCGCCGCCGAGATCAAGGCCGACCTCGCCGAGGGATTCGCCGGCGCCGGCGTCTCGAACTTCAACGCGGGAGGCACGGCCGTCACGCTCATCGAGGCGATCGGCGACACGCAGGCCGCGTTTTACGATTACGGGTCCGAGGCGGCGCGCTCCACCATCGCCGCGACCGCCAAGGGCGTCTGGCTCGACGAGATCGTGAAGGATCGCAGCCTCGTCCGCGAGGACGCCGTGAAGACGCAGGGCGTCGTGTACCTTTCGCGCAGCGCCGCCGCGGACGTGAGCTACCCCATCGCGGCCGGCAAGATCCTCGCGACGAACAAAGACCTCGCGGGCGTCTCCTACCGCTTCCTCGTTCTTGCGGACGCGGAGCTTCCCGCCGGCGAGACGGAGGTCGCCGTCAGCGTCGAGGCCGAAAGCGCGGGCCAGGATTTCAACGTCCCGGTCGGGGCGATATCGAAAATCATCACCGGCATCTCCGGCATCCAGCGGGTCGAAAACCGCGCCGGCTGGATCACCCGCGAAGGCGCGGATCGCGAGAGCGACGAGCGCCTGTATCTGCGCTATCAGCTTGCCTGGGATCGCCTGGCCACCGGCGCGACGAACGCGGCGCTCGCGAGCATGGCGATGGACGCCGACCCGTCCGTGGCGATCGCGTGGGTGGATTCCAATTTCCCGCGCGGCCGCGGCACGACGAACATCTACATCCTGGGCACTGCGGGCCTGCCCACCGCGGGCCTTCTCGCGACGGTGCAGGCGTATGTGGACGCGCACAAGGCCGGCGGCGACGACATCCTCGTCCTTGCGCCGGCGTACCGCACGGTCGACGTGTCGATGACGGTTTACCGCTACGCCAACACGGACGAGGAGGCGCTCGACACCACGATCCGCGAGGCGCTTGCCGCCTACTTCAATCCCCTGGGCTCCGCGCTTTACAAGTGGATCCGGCCGCTCGGCGTCGGGCGCAAGGTCGTCTTCACGCAGCTCGTCGAGATCGTGACGCGCCCGGAGGAAACCTACGACGTCGTCTTTGCCGACCCCGCGGCGGATGTGCCGGTCGGCGAGGACGAGCTGCCCGTCCTGGGGGACGTTGAGATCGCCTACGAGGAGGTCGTCCCCTGA
- a CDS encoding PilZ domain-containing protein, with translation MDTCDISGGGMLVAAAKPIEPETIVRVSMLVGPDGPAKPVHLLARVVRTERAFPPDAKHPWRVAIHFEDIEDEDRETIVKHVIATQRLSVRRVIDRRSANGRAACCFGFYRIDAKRIGGPSKK, from the coding sequence GTGGACACCTGCGATATCTCCGGCGGCGGAATGCTCGTGGCCGCTGCCAAACCCATCGAGCCGGAGACGATCGTGCGCGTCTCCATGCTCGTCGGCCCCGACGGCCCGGCAAAGCCCGTGCACCTGCTCGCGCGCGTCGTGCGCACGGAGCGCGCTTTTCCGCCGGACGCGAAGCACCCGTGGCGCGTGGCGATCCACTTCGAGGACATCGAGGACGAGGACCGCGAGACGATCGTGAAGCACGTCATCGCAACGCAGAGGTTGTCGGTACGAAGGGTAATCGACCGCCGGTCGGCGAACGGGAGGGCGGCGTGCTGTTTTGGATTTTACCGCATTGACGCAAAGAGAATAGGAGGCCCTAGCAAAAAATAA
- a CDS encoding glycosyltransferase, which translates to MTAPRISAVMPVYRTPPDFVRRAIASLLAQTLPPVEVFVIEDGWQPGLAALVREFADPRLRLIRLPQNVGPLWARRAGIECSAGEYIALQDADDESLPARFEKQAAWLAKRPRCAIVSCNLDHTRGTTNRGRVLTRANELHGGPCLFRREAYEQAGGVDGILAWCPDAANLYLAEDYALWLSILAHGWECARLPEILYRRGRHANSATAKFARECDAAGARLRELIAAKLKAERRPRPRVSLAGGVIHAA; encoded by the coding sequence GTGACGGCTCCCCGCATCAGCGCCGTGATGCCCGTTTACCGGACGCCGCCGGATTTCGTCCGCCGCGCGATCGCCTCGCTCCTGGCCCAAACCTTGCCCCCCGTGGAGGTGTTCGTCATCGAGGACGGCTGGCAGCCGGGGCTTGCCGCGCTTGTCCGCGAATTCGCGGACCCGCGCCTTCGCCTGATCCGCCTTCCGCAAAACGTGGGCCCGCTCTGGGCGCGCCGCGCGGGCATCGAGTGCAGCGCCGGCGAATACATCGCGCTCCAGGACGCGGACGACGAGAGCCTGCCCGCGCGCTTCGAGAAGCAGGCCGCCTGGCTCGCCAAACGGCCGCGCTGCGCGATCGTCTCCTGCAATCTCGATCACACGCGCGGGACGACCAATCGCGGCCGCGTCCTGACCCGCGCCAACGAGCTGCACGGCGGCCCCTGCCTGTTTCGCCGCGAGGCTTACGAGCAAGCGGGCGGCGTCGACGGGATTCTCGCCTGGTGCCCGGACGCGGCGAATCTCTACCTCGCCGAGGACTACGCCCTCTGGCTTTCCATCCTCGCCCACGGCTGGGAGTGCGCGCGCCTGCCGGAGATCCTCTATCGCCGGGGCCGGCACGCCAACTCCGCGACCGCGAAGTTCGCACGCGAGTGCGACGCCGCCGGCGCGCGGCTGCGGGAGCTCATCGCCGCCAAATTGAAAGCGGAGCGCAGGCCCAGGCCGCGCGTCTCCCTCGCGGGCGGGGTGATCCATGCCGCGTGA
- a CDS encoding glycosyltransferase family 2 protein translates to MTIDTQIFVSVRNRAAVTRATIREILIHGGGRAELHIFDDRSDREFDPLLELYRELRMRAGIAAIHLQRSVPEGVAWGKSYALAAFLATIAHTLPAERRRFVAMIDNDVELRPGWLDECIAFLKLPEAKARRITVACPWIDPHYTRFEELRAFGRRLAVQREHGAAAWVFAWDFVERHGLPDIHDPVGPGHEEAYYVRSMRRNGECFGSLADLADPYARGRVSERELQESLPARGARAV, encoded by the coding sequence GTGACGATCGATACGCAAATCTTCGTCTCCGTCCGAAACCGGGCCGCCGTCACGCGCGCGACGATCCGGGAGATTCTCATCCACGGGGGAGGCCGGGCCGAGCTGCACATCTTTGATGACCGGAGCGATCGCGAATTCGACCCGCTCCTCGAGCTTTACCGCGAGCTGCGGATGCGCGCGGGCATCGCCGCGATCCACCTGCAACGATCCGTGCCCGAGGGCGTCGCCTGGGGCAAGTCCTACGCCCTTGCCGCCTTCCTCGCGACCATCGCGCACACGCTCCCGGCTGAGCGCCGGCGCTTTGTCGCCATGATCGACAACGACGTCGAACTGCGCCCGGGCTGGCTTGACGAATGCATCGCCTTTCTCAAGTTGCCGGAGGCGAAGGCGCGCCGCATCACCGTCGCCTGCCCGTGGATCGACCCGCACTACACGCGGTTCGAGGAGCTTCGCGCCTTCGGCCGGAGACTTGCCGTTCAGCGCGAGCACGGCGCGGCCGCGTGGGTCTTCGCCTGGGATTTTGTCGAGCGGCACGGCCTTCCCGACATCCACGATCCCGTCGGGCCCGGGCACGAAGAGGCCTATTACGTCCGCTCGATGCGGCGCAACGGCGAGTGTTTCGGGAGCCTCGCCGATCTTGCCGATCCCTACGCGCGCGGCCGCGTCTCCGAACGCGAGCTTCAGGAGAGCCTGCCGGCGCGCGGGGCGAGGGCGGTGTGA
- a CDS encoding DUF3606 domain-containing protein: MADDLKPERPVDPTQIHLSNPAELDYWAGELGVSPEKLNEAVRAVGEYTAKVRKVREWLKENG, from the coding sequence ATGGCGGATGATCTCAAACCGGAACGCCCCGTCGATCCCACGCAAATACACCTTTCAAACCCGGCCGAGCTCGATTATTGGGCCGGGGAGCTTGGTGTATCCCCGGAGAAATTGAACGAAGCCGTGCGGGCCGTTGGCGAATACACGGCCAAGGTCCGCAAGGTCCGCGAGTGGCTGAAGGAAAACGGATAG
- a CDS encoding DUF4041 domain-containing protein, giving the protein MTLTAIFFVSAAIFLALFLKTNRTLTRVEAELRPLEKYRVVRDAEKRAQEILLEAERHASDIVERARGQAIALEKQAERLVEETKTFSEAKKREALNEAATLKANADAIVSQAKIEGERIVEAAQKHAREIAGDALDAKENADHYERTAKAMKNIVEGYGDRYLIPSYTLLDELADEFGFTEAGQKLKAAREQIRGMIKSGTAAACDYVEANRKETAVRFVLDAFNGKVEEILSRLKRDNHGTLAQQIKDACAVVNREGSAFRNARITPEYLQARLDELHWAAVANEIKLKEREEQRLLKERIREEERAQREFEKAVREAAKEEDGIRKAMEKMQKEVDKASLEQRAQFEAQLLDLQAKLAEAEARGQRALSMAQQTKSGHVYVISNVGSFGDHVYKIGMTRRLEPIDRIRELGDASVPFSFDVHALIQSDDAPGLERDIQKRFLRDQVNKVNPRKEFFRLALKDIREEVERMGLPVSWTVTAEAREFRETQAIELEMAKDKQKEREWIEHQLIAQKVMSIDDDAGEAEAVAS; this is encoded by the coding sequence ATGACTCTCACGGCGATATTTTTTGTCTCCGCCGCGATTTTTCTCGCTCTGTTCCTGAAAACAAATCGCACGCTAACCCGCGTCGAGGCGGAACTCCGGCCGCTCGAGAAATATCGCGTCGTCCGCGATGCCGAAAAGCGTGCCCAGGAAATTTTGCTTGAAGCCGAGCGCCACGCGTCGGACATCGTCGAGCGCGCACGAGGACAAGCCATCGCGCTGGAGAAACAGGCGGAACGTCTCGTCGAAGAGACCAAAACGTTTTCGGAGGCGAAGAAGCGCGAGGCGCTGAACGAAGCCGCGACCTTGAAGGCCAACGCGGACGCCATCGTCAGTCAGGCAAAAATCGAGGGAGAGAGGATCGTCGAGGCGGCGCAAAAGCACGCCCGGGAAATCGCGGGCGACGCGCTGGACGCGAAGGAAAACGCGGATCATTACGAACGCACCGCGAAGGCCATGAAAAATATCGTGGAAGGCTACGGCGACCGGTATCTCATCCCTTCCTACACGCTGCTCGACGAACTCGCCGACGAATTCGGGTTCACCGAGGCGGGTCAAAAACTGAAAGCCGCCCGGGAACAGATCCGGGGCATGATCAAAAGCGGCACCGCCGCCGCCTGTGATTACGTCGAGGCCAATCGGAAAGAGACGGCCGTCCGTTTTGTCCTCGACGCGTTCAACGGGAAGGTCGAGGAAATCCTGTCGCGGTTGAAACGCGATAACCACGGCACGCTGGCCCAGCAAATCAAGGACGCTTGTGCCGTCGTGAATCGTGAGGGGTCGGCCTTCCGGAACGCCCGCATCACGCCCGAATACCTGCAGGCCCGTCTCGACGAACTTCATTGGGCCGCCGTCGCCAACGAAATCAAACTGAAGGAGCGCGAGGAGCAGCGCCTGCTGAAAGAAAGAATCCGCGAGGAGGAGCGGGCGCAGCGTGAATTTGAAAAGGCGGTGAGAGAAGCCGCCAAGGAAGAGGACGGGATCCGGAAAGCCATGGAAAAGATGCAAAAAGAGGTTGACAAGGCAAGTCTTGAGCAGCGCGCACAATTCGAGGCGCAGTTGCTGGACTTGCAGGCCAAACTGGCGGAAGCCGAGGCGCGAGGGCAACGCGCGCTGTCGATGGCGCAGCAAACCAAATCGGGTCACGTCTACGTGATTTCCAATGTCGGATCGTTCGGCGACCACGTTTATAAGATCGGCATGACCCGAAGGCTGGAGCCGATCGATCGCATCCGGGAACTTGGGGATGCCAGTGTTCCATTCTCGTTTGACGTGCACGCGCTGATCCAAAGCGACGATGCCCCGGGGCTCGAGCGCGATATCCAGAAACGGTTTCTTCGGGATCAGGTGAACAAGGTCAATCCGCGCAAGGAATTTTTCCGCCTGGCCCTCAAGGATATCCGTGAAGAAGTTGAGCGCATGGGCCTGCCCGTTTCCTGGACCGTGACCGCCGAAGCGCGCGAATTTCGGGAGACGCAGGCGATCGAGCTCGAGATGGCGAAGGACAAGCAAAAGGAGCGGGAGTGGATCGAACATCAGCTCATCGCCCAGAAGGTCATGTCCATCGACGACGACGCGGGAGAGGCGGAGGCCGTTGCGAGCTAA
- a CDS encoding helix-turn-helix domain-containing protein: protein MPIKPKDVIARIEKERRASGMTQQALADAAGISLRHYQGLLAGRGGMSVEVYLKLCAGLKMEPAEPLTKKPGEAGAVELDEEERRLLKAWRRVNETRRTLVRMLLTERL from the coding sequence ATGCCGATCAAACCGAAGGACGTCATCGCCCGCATCGAGAAGGAACGGCGCGCATCCGGAATGACGCAGCAGGCCCTGGCCGACGCGGCGGGGATTTCGCTGCGCCACTATCAGGGACTTCTCGCCGGCCGCGGCGGGATGAGCGTGGAGGTCTACCTGAAACTCTGCGCGGGATTGAAAATGGAGCCGGCCGAGCCGCTTACGAAAAAACCTGGCGAGGCGGGCGCGGTGGAACTCGACGAGGAGGAACGCCGGCTCCTGAAGGCGTGGCGGCGGGTCAACGAGACCCGGAGGACGCTCGTGAGGATGTTGCTGACCGAAAGGCTGTGA
- a CDS encoding DUF3606 domain-containing protein, producing the protein MNKDRNETDAFSREWPSPGVDAAVPGNGIASRRHILLREYHEIEYWIRELGVTEKELRLLVTAIGDDEAVVRKWLGRTSWNSSHREQRRW; encoded by the coding sequence ATGAACAAGGATCGCAATGAAACCGACGCGTTCTCGCGAGAATGGCCAAGCCCCGGCGTGGACGCCGCCGTCCCGGGAAACGGCATCGCGTCGCGGCGGCACATTCTGCTTCGCGAATACCACGAAATCGAATATTGGATCCGGGAGCTTGGCGTCACGGAAAAGGAGCTTCGCCTTCTCGTCACCGCGATCGGCGACGACGAAGCCGTCGTCCGAAAATGGCTTGGGCGCACAAGCTGGAATTCAAGTCATCGGGAGCAACGACGATGGTGA